AGGACCGGTGTCGACCGCTTCGCATGGTCTCACTCAAGGTTTTCCAAAGCGGTATCTGCTCAGAAGACATGGACCTCGCAAGATCCTTGTCCTGCACCCCGCAAAGATCTCATCAGCTATCAACCAATGGTCTTGCAGATGAACAAGCGAGGCATGAGCACCGTGAGGAGACCTCCCCTGAAATCATACCGGACGGATCTGGGGCAGAGGGTACCCTGCCAACGGAGGACAAAGATCTCTAGCCAAGCCAGAGTTCTTCATATCTGGTCGCTCTGGTGGATGAATGCGACTACACATCTCATGTCCGTGCTGAGAACCTTCATCACCCGGAAACACTGGCCGCGAATCCCCAATAGCAAGAAAATCTACATAAGCTGGGGCACAAGACAAATCTCGGTCACGGTTCCTGGACCCAAGGGAGAAGCAGTACCCAGCAATGGAGAGAGGGACGACGCGCCAAGGAAGTACTCATATAATCCTCAAAACGACATGAAGTCCACCTCCCAGGAGGAAAGCGACAGATGGGTCCACATAACCCAGAGGACTGGTCCCGACCACGGAGCGCCGCCAGGGACCGCGGCAAGAAAGAGGAATCCTCCGGCAGGGGCACTCAGCCAAACACCGAAACAGAGCCTACGGGCTGCATAATAAAGGTAAAACATGGCCCAACCACCGGGGTACCTCGCAAGCGGATGTCTTGTACGGTCTCCGGACGatgatttttattacttatttattatttaagcattatgttttcCTACTCCCATGTACGCTGCAACGTCTCCGGACAAAGCCTATGCAATAAAATAGTTTCGACTATAAAAGAGTAATAGGAATATCATAATACTTAAAGGTGCAAACGAGCTGGATCTGGTCCAAGCGACctccgatcctggccaacccttaACGAAAAAGTGGCACgaccaaagaaaaacaaaacaggtATGAGACATATGGTAGGAATGGGTCTGCGCGAGCCCGAGTATACCGTCaatactacctaaaacccctgtatAGCCTCAGGCATATCGGGGTCCTAAACTAAAACAAATACCCAAACATGAAAAGTACCTGTAATAAAACGCTACGTGCTAAATAATACAGGGGACACAAGGTATAATTGCAAAAGTACTGCGATAGCAGGGAGCAAAAGTGCAAAAGTCCGGGAGCACCCTATAATATcctgcttctccagacgtggaaaacAGCGTAAGCCTGACACTTGGGTTTTCACCCAtaccagcaccctctaagtcTGATAGTGGCTTCCTGCAGAAGCAGCGTGCAGCACGGGAAATCGATAGTGGCAAGCTTCCGAGCGGCAGAATACGAAATCCCAACAGGTACCAATAGTGGCCTCCCCTAAGATGGCAGAATACAGTCCCTTGAAACTAATATTCCGGGTTCTGAGAAAGAACTCCGGGCTCAGAAAGGCCCCAAGGTCAAGAACCCATAGGTTCCTAAAAATTAAACCTCAGGGTCCACAGACTACGAGACCTATCGAAAACCTAAGGGTCCAGAGACTACGAGTCCTATCAAAAACCTCAGGGTCCAGAACCCATGGGTTCCCAAGAAACAACCTCCGGGTCCTGAACCCATCAGTTCCCCAAGCGATCCTAGGGTCCAGGGCATAGGGAACCAGCCAAGAATTTAAAAGACCGAGGGTTCCAGGGAATCCCAGCACCCAAAGCCCATGCGGCTTGGATCTTACAAGAAGATCCCCAGAGAGCTTTCTCCACCCAACGCTTAGATTACTCGCGCAGTATTCATCAGCTCTCTAATTCATCTCCGTGAATCAATCTTCGAAACCCCGAGATCATTCCGCAACCTGCAAAGAAGGGGCAATCACAGAAGCAAAGCCAAAACTCTGGGCTTAAAGGATGAAAGGTCCATCAAGAACAGAGGTCAAGGTCGAAAACAAGCAAGTGAGAGATGCAAAAACTCCAAAAGTATTTTTATGAAGCCACAATAGGGCCATTAttcaacaaaatcaaaataagcCACAAAGGGCCATTATTCCAGCAGAAAAAGGGGATATAGAAATACGAGTTCAGGAGGAAGATCCCCTAGGCCTCctagaaaaaaaaggaatggCGGGCTCATCTTCGAATGTGGGGAGCGGAGCATTCTTATTTTTCGCCTCCTCCAGGGTAACCGCCTTGAATTGCTCCAAAGCCTTAACTAGATCCCACTGATTACTTTGTCCCTTCAACCATTCCCTAATCAAGTCCCACCGGCCAATGACTCTTGCCCCGTTTACGGCCATCACCATCTCAAGCTTGAGAGTCCCCATAGCTTCCTCTAACTCTGAGTTCCTCTTGCTAGTAGCCAGCGCATCAGCCGAAGATACCTCAGCAGTCCTCTCCAGATCCTTCACCTTATCCTTCAAATCACAGATCTCCATCTCCCGGGCTAGCCGCTGAGCTCTCTCCTCTGAAGCCTGACGTTTTAGATCCTCAAGTTCCTCTCGACTAGCCACTGGACTCTCGTTGGATAGTCGTTCACCAAGATGGAATAACTGAGAGATAGTCTGCACAAAAATTATACGCTCCTATAAGAATCTGGAGCAAAAGGAAGAATGTAAAGCGTACAACGACATACCCGGAGAAGCCCCCATTGAAGGGTGTGAACTACTTCCGATGGCTCCCCCGGCGGAAGAACAGTGCCGTCCTGAGGAAATACCTGCAGATTCAaattggacaaggccgtggcaAGGATCCCCACAGAGCACGTAGCCTCGACCGACTGCTGCGACGATCGGGTCGCTATACCTCCACTTTGGGGCTTCTTAGTCTGGGCCAACGAGGGCGGTTCCATCTTCACTGTCACTAACTGACGGCTGCCGGTAATCACTACTTCATCCCCGGATGTCGTCCCACTTGCAGACCCTCTCCTCGCAGACTCCTTCTTTGCGGAGATCACCTTAGCTGCTTCCTGGTAAGCTGCAAAAGGGTCATTGACAGTTCCTTCGGACATGTTCCCTGCGTAAAGAAATCATCAGAAAGTCGAACAAGAGAATGATCATAAAAAGACGATGAAGATATGCTCACCCCAAAGGCTACTTCGATGCAACACGCTATTGCTAAGCAAAAAATTCACCTGGCGACGATCAAGGGGAAGCTGACGCGCCCGAAGAACGGTACTCTCCCCTTCCGGAAAAGCAGGGTGTGTTCCAGCTGCGAAAACAACAAAAGGTTAAGAGACCAGAAAACGACAAAGCCTTGCCCACTTCAGACACCTACCTACAAAGTTCCATCGATAAGAATGCCTAGGAAGCCTCATAAACACGTATCGCTCCTGCCATTTCTTATTAAAAGCGGACCCCTTACGATCACTCTTTCGGAGTTCCTCTACAATGGGCAGGCCACTACGGGGACGAAGGTGAAACCGACCTTCTCCTCCATTAAGGGGGGCCAAAtgataagaaaacaaaacctcGTTGATCCCAAAGGATAAGTGCTCTAGGTCGTCCAGGTTCTGAATAGCCACGAGAAGTCTCCAAGATGGAGGGTTCAGTTGAGAGGGAGAAATCTCGAAGAAACCGTACAAGCTTGCTATGAGCACGGGGATCACCCCTCTAAAGCCGGTGTCAAAGAAAGCTTTTTTAATGGTGATCTCCCCCAAAACATTGCTGGAAGCATGCTCCTCCGATGTGGGTACACGGAGGTCAACAAAGGGAGGAAGAGAGTATTTCCGTCTCCATTCCACCAAATCATCCTCAACCACTGTCGAAGTAGGTCCCACTGGTGAAGGATACGCATATGTATACGCTAGCGGTAAGGGAGCCATCAAATCATACTCTGATCCCTCACCTGGATCAGGGGAGCTATCAGATTGAGAAACTGGAGAGTCCACCCTTCTCCTCGAAGCAGCTCTGTCGGCCATCGTTGGAGTAGAAGAAGCAGAACACTTAGTCTTGGTTCAGGAAGATCCTATTTGATTGATCGTGGCTACAATAAGATAAGCAGGCACAAGCCTAGGATCGATTTAACTAAGTCAAATGCCAGTATAAGAAGGAAGAAAGAGTATATCTGAATCAAGGGTATTGATGAGCGAGAAACATGAAGAAAAGAGAAGCAGGAATGGAAGAATATATGCGAAACGAAGGAAAAGCCGTTGGGTATCTTCCCTAAGAAGTCGCATGCCGTAGCGGATCTTGGGCCACGGTATTTGGATTTCAAATTATTTCTTTTCTGCGAAAAAAAGAGGATATCGGTCAGATCTCCGATAATAAAGGAAGAAATCTCCCAAAAAAGGGAAGAAACGACGGAAAGCACTTTCCATATTGCCTATTAAGCAACCCGAGGAACTAATGGAACTCTGAGGACCACCCTACCAGCGTTACTTCTCCGGCCCAAAGGATTCCAATGCATATCGAAGACTTCGGTTCTCTCCAACAAGAACTCTCCCCAGCCTCATCATCTCCAGAAAATTCAAGACGCTACTATCAAGCTCCGACTAAGTAAGGTGGAACCGATCCTTGCCTGGGTTCAGAATGAGCTCCGGCTTGAGTGGAATCCAGGATAGCGAGACAGATGGACCGGAGTCCTGCCTAAgggaagcctgctgagaatgagcaaccccggttgacttgagtgtaCATGTTATTCCCCGAGTTTGATGACTAAATCGAGCAATAAGGGGTAAACTGTAAGGGAAAAATACCccggtatcatttcctccagcctccagGCAAGACCCAGGCCCTCGGGTCCCCGATAAAGGAACGCTCCAGGTCCCCGCTAAAAGGAACCCTGGGACCAGTCCCAGGAACCGACCTCCCCTCCAAGAAATAGAAGATTTCCGATAAgaagaaccttccatatttccgaatatggaagagttcgACCTAAGTCAAACCGACTTCAAGGCGATTATATAAGGGCTTCTCAGTCCCTTATATAATTGCCTTGAAGTCAGGCTTGCGCATACACATTcctgctttatgtctcatacccgtttTGATTCTTTCTGGGTGTGCCACTGTGGTCATGCCAGTTTTGTGAggttggccaggatcggaggtctctggagacctgatccagctcgtatgcccctttaagtataTTGATTTCACCTATGCTTttatagtcggaactattttattataagctttTTCCAGAGAcgtttagcatacataggattaggaaatcataatgcttaaatagtatatagCAGTATAGAAATCATGATCCGGAGAccgtattaaaaatgataggctTTGAGGTGCAGGGGGTTCCAGCAGTTGGGTTGTATTTTACCTCTGCTATCTTGCAGCCTGTAGGCGCCTGCTCTCTGCACCTCGATGaccttatagggtccttcccacccTGGGGTGAGTTTACCCGTTGTTTTTTCTGCTCGTTGTAGAACCCACTCCCCTTGCTGGAAGGTTCTGGTTCTGACTTTCTTATTGTACGTCATGGCGACGTTTGCTGGTAGGACCAGTTTCTCAGTCGAGCGGCCTCTCTTTTTTCGTCGAGCAGGTCGAGGCTTAGCGCCGTCAGCTCGTTATTCTCCTCCTGAGAGGTAGATCCGGAGACCGTTGTTCTTACGTGCATCTCTGTAGGTACAATGGCCTCAGAGCCGTAGACTAGCGAGTAGGGGGTTTCCCCTGTTGCTGGTTCAGGAGTGGTCTTGTAGGCCCAGAGGACTCCGTGTAGTTCTTCCGCCCACTTCCCGTGAGAGCCCTGCAGTCGCTTTTTAAGAATGTTGACCACTGTTTTGTTCGTGGACTCGGCTTGTCCGTTAGACTGGGGGTGTCGGGGTGTGGCGAAAGTTAGTTTTATGCCCCAGTCCTTGTagaactccttgaagttgtgGCTCGTGAACTGGGGTCCATTGTCGGTGACGATCTCATGGGGGACCCGGAAGCGAGTGATTACGTAAGTCCACAGGAACTTGTGGATATGGAGATCTGTTATGTGGCTGAGCGCTTCTGCTTCGACCCACTTGGAGAAGTAGTCAGTGACTATCAGAAGGAAGACCTTCTACCCCGGCGCCATAGGGAATTTCCCTACTATATCCATGCCCCATTTTCTGAAGGGCCATGGTGAGCTTATGTTGAGGTTCTCTGGGGGAAGCTTGGAGACTGGAGCGTGCCTTTGGCACTGGTCGCAGTGCTTGGCTTGTCTGTCGGCGGCCTTCGTGGGCCAATAGTAACCGGCCCTTCTGGCTCTGAGCACCAGGCTTCGACCGCTAGAGTGGGATCcacaatctccttcatgtagttCTACAAGGATTCTAGCGGCCTCTCGGTGTGTGACACACCTCAGATACGGACCAGAGAAAGATCTCCGGTACAGCTTCTCCTGGGAGATACAGTACCTCGCGGCTTACTTTTTGATCTTTCTGGCCTCGCTACGGTCTTCTGGGAGGATGTCGGCCTCCAAGTACCGGATTAGAGGGGTCATCCAGGTACCGGATTAGAGGGGTCATCCAGGTTTCACCTTCTTCGACGGCGGAGACCTCCTCTGACGGGGGTTCCTCCATGGTAGCTGGCCATTGAAGCACGAGCAAGGGGATACTCATCTTGCTATTCATTTCAAGGGCAGACCCTAGATTAGCCAGGGCATCGGCTTGTGAATTCTGTTCCCGGGGGATTTGAGTGAGCTTGCAGCTCTTGAACTTCTTGATTAGTCGCTGAGCGACCGCCAGATACTGGATCAGGCTGTCATCTTTTGCTTGGTACTCCCCTTGTACCTGGTTGATTATCAGCTGGTAGTCGACGAAGACCTGGATGTTCTCTGCCCCCATTTAATGGGCGAGGGTTAGGCCTGCGATTAGGGCCTCATACTCGCTTTTGTTGTTGGTTGCTTTGAAGTTGCATCTCACTGCCCTTGAGGCTGTGTTCCCTGTTGGTGAGGTAAGCACTATCCCCACTCCAGCTCCTCTGATGTTGTTGGATCCATCAACGTGTAGGATCCATTCTCCCTCTTCCTTACTTTTGCCTCGGAGGCGTACCTCCTGCTCCAGAGCTAGGAGCAAGGCATGGGAGCATTCAGCCACGAAGTCTGCTAGGACCTGTGACTTTATAGCCGTGGCGGGTCGAAATATTACATCGTACTCCCCTAGTTCCACGGCCCATTTGGCTAGGCGTTCAGAGACTTCTGGTTTATGGAGGACCAACTTTACAGGGAAGGAGGTAATAACCACGATTGGATGAGCCTGGAAGAAGGGTCGGAGCTTGCGAGCGGCAACTATCAGGGCTAAGGCCAGCTTTTCTAGGTGGCTATAGCCGGTCTCTGCGTCTAGGAGAGCCTTGCTTACATAATAGATTGGTAGCTGCTTGTTTTCCTCCTCGCGAACTAAGACGACGCGCACGGCGTGTTCGGAGACCGCTAGATATAGTAGCAGGACTTCACCGAGTAGTGGCTTGGACAAGAGAGGAGGAGTGGTGAGATACGATTTTAGCTCTTGGAGAGCGGATTCGCATTCTCTTGTCTCGCATTCGCATTCGGATTCGAATCCTTCGGATTCTTGAGAGTTCCAAAAAAGGTGTGAGATTTGTAGGAGAGTCTGGAGATGAACCTGCTCAAGGCTGCCATCCTTCCCGTTAGCTTTTGAACCTCCTTGACGTTCTTCGGGGAAGGGATTGAGTGAATCGCCCTGATTTGTTCCGGGTTGGCCTTGATGCCCCGGTGGGTCACGATGTACCCAAGGAACTTGCCAGAACTGACCCCAAATGATCATTTAGCCGGGTTGAACTTCATGTTATATTTCCTGAGGGTGGAGAAGGCTTGCTGAAGGTGAGATATGTGGTCTTCCGCTTCCAAGGATTTGACCAGCATGTCATCTATGTAGACCTCCATGGTTTTCCTGATTTGGTCCGCGAACATCATGTTGACCAGTCGTTGATAGGTCGATCCTGCGTTCTTTAGGCCGAAAGGCATGACCTTGTAGCAGTATTCATAAGTATCTGATTGTAGCCGGAGAACGCGTCCATGAAGCTCATCAACTGGTGCCCCGCGGTGGCGTCCACCAGCTTGTCGATATGAGTTAGCAGGAAGGGGTCCTTTGGACAGGACTTGTCGAGGTCCGTGAAATCGATGCAGACACTCCACTTCCAGCTCTTTTTCTTGACCACGACGACGTTAGCTAGCCATTCTGGGTACTGCACCTCACGAATGAACCCCGCGCCGAGCAGGCTCTTGACTTAATCGTTGATGATCGCGTGTCTCTCGGGGGCAAATTTCCGTCCCTTTTGTCTGACGGGTTGATGTAGGGGCTCCACCTGCAGCTTGTGCATGATGATCTCCGGATCGATCCCAGGCATATCTGCGTGGGACCAAGCAAAGCAGTCGGAGTTAGACCTAAGGAAGTCTACCAGTCTTCTTCTCAATCCTTCGGTTAGCTTGGAACCTGTTAAGGAAAAATACCccggtatcatttcctccagcctccaAGCAGGACCCAGGCGCTCGGGTCCCCGATAAAGGAACGCTCTAGATCTCCGATAAAGGAACGCTCCAGGTCCCCGATAAAGGAACGCGACCAGTCCCAGGAACCGACCTCCCCTCCAAGAAATGGAAGATTTCCGATAAgaagaaccttccatatttccgaatatggaagagttcaaCCTAAATCAAACCGACTTCAAGGCGATTATATAAGGGCTCTTAAGTCCCAAAAGCAAGAGATCGACTTCTCCGAGGCTTAGAGACTTGGGTTAgacggctagaattagggttccTCTTTAATACCTTGAAACCCTGTTTTGTTCTTGttgttctatctaataaaacGCCTCTTCAAGCCTATCTTTTATTACTTTATCCAAATCCTCACGAAACATACAAACCTACTCAAAACACATACGATTCTCTAGCTTATCCATCATTCCGTGGTACTCTAAAggagcctacacaaaaatcccctaacataACCGATCATGAGATGTCGGGTTTGATCTCCTTCTGTTAATGGCACCTCGTCTATTTCCTCTACCTCCGGTTCCTCGGTGTGACGAGCTGGAGGTTTTTTCTGTAATTGTtataagaccttggtctttCCCTTTCAGTGTGGTCTGATAGCAAGAGCGGGAATATTCATGATCTCCTCTGATCGCCTTTATGCCCCAGGGTGTATGAAATGTCCCATTTGGTGAAGAGTCGAGGGGACGGCCCCCATTCCGTGAATCCAGGGCTGTCCAAGAATCATTATGTAAGACGAGTCGCAGTCAACCACGAGGAACTTGGTTGACATGTTGATTCCTTCGGCGTATACGGGGAGGATTATCTCCCCAGCGGTTTGTTTGACTTCCCCGCTGAACCCTATAAGGGGGGTTACCCTCCGAGTTAGAGCGCCTTCCTCCAGCCCTAGGTCCTTGTATGTGGCCTGGAAGATTATGTTGCCGGAGCTTCCATTATCTTCCAGTATCCTTTTTACCAGGCAGTTCACTACAGTGAGCGAGATAACCAGGGCGTCGTGATGCGGAGTGAGGACTTTCTCCTGTTCCTTTGCCATGAAGCTTATCTCGTCTGTTCCTAAGAGCAAACATTTTCGCTTGGCTGCCTCTAGGCCGTGCTTGGCGTTCCAAGTGCTTTTCTTTGCAGCTGCATGGCTTATGCCGCTAATTTCCGAACCGCccaaaatgacatgtatcagtcgGTCCTGTCGCGGTGGCCAGAGGAGAGCAGCCTCAGTGGGCTTACCCGTTGTCTCCTTGCTTAGATGGCTCTTGGCCTTATCGGAAAGGAACTCCTTGAGGTGCCCTTTCCTAAGCAGCTCGTTGACCTCGATCTTTAGTGCGACGCAGTCCTCCGTTTTGTGACCGTGGTCTCGATGGAAGTCGCACCAGAAGCCAGGGTTCCGGAAAGAGTCGGGAGCTTTCATCTTCTGAGGCCACTTGACCTGCTGGCCCATCTGCTTCAGAACATTTACCAGCTCCGGCCTTGAGACGGAGAGGTGAGAGATGTCTGGCCACGTGGACACTGCCATCCCTTCAGCCTTCTCGATCGTCCGTTTCTAGTACCTTCCCCGGTATCTATTTCCAGAGTCCCTAGCTGATCTTTGAGAGGGTTTCTCGTCTCGCTCGGTTCGGTCTGGTCTGATCGTCTTGGGATCTGGCTTTTGCTGCGCTTTGGCCTGGCTGGCGACGTCTCCCTCCCATTTGACCTGCGCCCAGGGTCGAGATAGGATGTCTTCCATGGTTTTGCACTGATATTTGGTCAGCTCCTTGTAAAGGTCTCCGTCGGGGAGCAGACCTCTCTTGAAAGCGGAGATAGCAGTGGGGATACTACATTCGGGGATAGCCACCTTCTCTTGATTGAAGTGGGCTATGTAGCCTCGCAGGGGTTCTGCTCGGTGCTGGAGGATTTCGTAGAGGCTGTCGGAGGTTTTCTCCAGGTCCCTACTGCTGGTGAATTGCTCCACGAATTTGTCGCTGAGAATAGCGAAGGAGGCTAAGGACCTGGAGGGTAAGTTCATATACCACTGCAGAGCGGGTCCGGTCAGGGTGGAGCCGAAACCTTTGCACATGGTAGCTTCGCGTGACCCCTTTGGGAGTGCTACGGCGAGCATCCTTTGTCTATATTAGGCGACGTGGTCGTCCGGAGCAGTGGTGCCGTCGTACGCCTTTATGCTGGGGAAAGAGAACTTCCTGGGCATCTCGATCAAGGTGATCTCATCCATGAAAGGAGTATCGGCGTAGGAGTCGGGGTTGCTCTTCCGGAGCTACCCCTGGGAGTCTCTCTACCATGGGCTGCATGGCGTCGAACCTATCCacctcaggcaacaccaggaccGGTGCACTAGTCAACATGTCTTGGAAGGCTGCGAAACTCTTTTCACAAGCCTCAGCCATGCAAACTTCACGTCCTTGCCAGTCAACTGGGTCATGGGCTGAGCCAagctcgagaaccccttgacgAACTTCCGGTAATAGCCGACCAGCCCCAAGAAGCTTCTTACTTCCATCGCATTCTTTGGCTGCGTCCACTCccgtatacacttgatcttgtCTTGATCAACGGACACCCCTTGATCAGACACAATGtgtccaaggaacccaatgctTTTCTGCCAGAAACTGCACTTGCTCAACTTAGCAAAGAGCTTATGTTCCCTCAGGCGTCCCAACACTGCCCGAAGATGCCTCTTATGGTCTTCCTTTGTCTTGGAgtacacgagtatatcatctATAAAGATAATCACAAACTCATCCAAGTACTCCCGGAAGataccattcatcatcttcatgaatgcagcaggtgcattggtcagtccgaatggcataaccacaaactcatagtggccgtACAGTGTCCGGAAAGCCGTTTTCCTAACATCACTTGGCTCGAttggaatctgatgatatccagaGGCCAAGTCgatcttggagaaccactttGCTCCATGGAGttggtccaacaactcatcaatccgaggcaacgggtacttgttttTCACAGTAACCTGATTCAATCCCCGGTAATCAATACACAACCTGAAAC
This region of Brassica napus cultivar Da-Ae chromosome C5, Da-Ae, whole genome shotgun sequence genomic DNA includes:
- the LOC106367666 gene encoding uncharacterized protein LOC106367666, translating into MAVSTWPDISHLSVSRPELVNVLKQMGQQVKWPQKMKAPDSFRNPGFWCDFHRDHGHKTEDCVALKIEVNELLRKGHLKEFLSDKAKSHLSKETTGKPTEAALLWPPRQDRLIHVILGGSEISGISHAAAKKSTWNAKHGLEAAKRKCLLLGTDEISFMAKEQEKVLTPHHDALVISLTVVNCLVKRILEDNGSSGNIIFQATYKDLGLEEGALTRRVTPLIGFSGEVKQTAGEIILPVYAEGINMSTKFLVVDCDSSYIMILGQPWIHGMGAVPSTLHQMGHFIHPGA
- the LOC125587209 gene encoding uncharacterized protein LOC125587209, translated to MGAENIQVFVDYQLIINQVQGEYQAKDDSLIQYLAVAQRLIKKFKSCKLTQIPREQNSQADALANLGSALEMNSKMSIPLLVLQWPATMEEPPSEEVSAVEEGETWMTPLIRYLDDPSNPEKLYRRSFSGPYLRCVTHREAARILVELHEGDCGSHSSGRSLVLRARRAGYYWPTKAADRQAKHCDQCQRHAPVSKLPPENLNISSPWPFRKWGMDIWVEAEALSHITDLHIHKFLWTYVITRFRVPHEIVTDNGPQFTSHNFKEFYKDWGIKLTFATPRHPQSNGQAESTNKTVVNILKKRLQGSHGKWAEELHGVLWAYKTTPEPATGETPYSLVYGSEAIVPTEMHVRTTVSGSTSQEENNELTALSLDLLDEKREAARLRNWSYQQTSP